From the genome of Verrucomicrobiaceae bacterium, one region includes:
- a CDS encoding carbonic anhydrase, giving the protein MNIRLIALSCAILTSCTAVQHHAPTAAAPKMPTASQVITKLKRGNRHFVNHLLRHPDQGGRRVHQLVTGQHPIATVLSCSDSRVPPELIFDLGLGDLFVVREAGHVADDATLGSLEYAVEHLKTPVIVVMGHESCGAVTAAVDACATHKAAGGHVQRLVDDISPAVKMAGTGGSRDSQIARAVTSNVKLVISQLMADPALAKAVREGEVKIVGAVYDLHSGRVIWL; this is encoded by the coding sequence ATGAACATCCGCCTCATCGCCCTCTCCTGCGCCATCCTCACCAGTTGCACAGCAGTTCAGCATCACGCGCCGACAGCAGCAGCACCAAAGATGCCCACAGCTTCTCAAGTCATCACCAAATTGAAACGGGGCAATCGCCACTTTGTGAATCACCTTCTGAGACACCCAGACCAGGGCGGGAGGCGTGTTCATCAGCTCGTCACGGGACAGCATCCCATCGCTACGGTGCTGAGTTGCTCGGACTCCCGGGTGCCGCCGGAACTCATTTTCGATTTAGGGCTGGGCGATTTGTTCGTCGTGCGTGAGGCGGGCCATGTCGCGGATGATGCCACGCTGGGCAGTCTCGAATACGCGGTGGAGCATCTGAAGACGCCGGTCATCGTCGTGATGGGCCACGAGAGCTGCGGTGCCGTCACCGCCGCGGTGGATGCCTGTGCCACGCACAAGGCGGCAGGCGGCCATGTCCAGCGACTCGTGGATGACATCTCTCCTGCGGTGAAAATGGCGGGCACAGGAGGCTCGCGTGACTCGCAAATCGCCCGAGCAGTCACCTCGAATGTGAAGCTCGTCATCAGCCAGCTCATGGCAGACCCCGCTCTCGCCAAAGCCGTGCGTGAGGGAGAGGTGAAAATCGTCGGCGCTGTGTATGACCTGCACTCTGGCCGCGTCATCTGGCTGTGA
- a CDS encoding alginate export family protein — translation MKKSLCIMAAVLAAGITAKAQSAGSQTAGIAQAAGWHYPTSFADGRPDLKDRYSLAEGRLVFDAYFNTRFEIRENNSDFDSSVNDPKDASWLLTRFRLGALFHANDWLKVYVQGQDIRELGGSRPNNVGTFGADGDDVLDILQAWIEIGHDRDHLSLRVGRQPLNYGSQRLIGNPQWLNSTRAWDAVRLRYATETWELDFFTGSPVTFNNNQWNQSDIFDTTEARNAIDSGVYFSSKSLIPWQSKTDFYVLNQVLDKVPGAAGAPLGAVGRTNVWSIGTLMKGDPKQLANWDYDVEMTAQFGKAGGLSHRAFAGHWGGGYNFTHDWKPRLGVQYNYASGDEDATDGRSSTFQNFFPGNHALFGYMDTTAWMNMHNLQLNFTMQPTEKLKLSLDAMAFWNATNNDAWFGSNTSTTVRPVNAAARSASNYRGTEFNVNAWYTFNSHMALQTGYALFLPGDYLAQTGASDVAHFGYAQLSFNF, via the coding sequence ATGAAAAAATCACTCTGCATCATGGCTGCGGTTCTCGCCGCTGGCATCACGGCAAAAGCTCAATCCGCTGGCAGTCAGACCGCCGGGATCGCCCAGGCAGCGGGCTGGCATTACCCGACGAGTTTCGCGGATGGACGGCCGGATTTGAAGGATCGCTACTCGCTGGCGGAGGGTCGCCTCGTCTTCGATGCCTATTTCAATACCCGCTTTGAAATACGCGAGAACAACAGCGACTTCGACAGCAGCGTCAATGATCCCAAAGACGCCTCGTGGCTGCTAACACGCTTCCGACTCGGTGCGCTCTTTCATGCTAACGACTGGCTCAAGGTCTATGTGCAAGGCCAGGACATCCGCGAGCTCGGCGGCAGCCGCCCGAACAATGTCGGCACCTTCGGCGCGGATGGGGATGACGTTCTCGACATCTTGCAGGCGTGGATCGAGATCGGCCATGACCGCGATCATCTCAGCCTGCGTGTGGGTCGCCAGCCACTGAACTACGGCAGTCAGCGCCTGATCGGTAATCCGCAGTGGCTGAACTCCACTCGTGCCTGGGACGCCGTGCGTCTGCGCTACGCCACCGAAACCTGGGAGCTGGATTTCTTCACCGGCAGCCCCGTGACCTTCAATAACAACCAATGGAATCAGTCTGACATCTTCGACACGACCGAGGCACGCAACGCCATCGACAGCGGCGTGTACTTCTCCTCGAAGTCTCTCATTCCCTGGCAGAGCAAAACGGACTTTTATGTGCTCAATCAAGTGCTCGACAAAGTCCCCGGTGCCGCTGGAGCACCGCTCGGAGCCGTGGGCCGCACGAACGTCTGGAGCATCGGCACCCTCATGAAAGGCGACCCCAAGCAGCTCGCCAACTGGGACTACGATGTTGAAATGACCGCGCAGTTTGGCAAAGCTGGCGGACTCAGTCACCGAGCCTTCGCAGGTCACTGGGGCGGCGGGTATAACTTCACCCACGACTGGAAACCCCGCCTCGGAGTGCAGTACAACTACGCCAGCGGCGATGAAGACGCCACGGATGGACGCAGCTCTACCTTCCAGAACTTCTTCCCCGGAAACCACGCTCTCTTTGGCTACATGGACACCACCGCCTGGATGAATATGCACAATCTTCAGCTCAACTTCACCATGCAGCCCACGGAGAAACTGAAGCTCAGCCTGGATGCCATGGCCTTCTGGAACGCCACGAACAATGACGCGTGGTTCGGCTCCAACACCAGCACCACCGTGCGCCCTGTGAACGCTGCAGCCCGCAGCGCAAGCAACTACCGTGGCACTGAATTCAATGTGAACGCCTGGTACACCTTCAACTCACACATGGCACTGCAAACCGGCTACGCCCTCTTTCTCCCCGGCGACTACCTCGCTCAAACCGGTGCCAGTGATGTCGCCCACTTCGGCTACGCCCAGCTTTCTTTTAACTTCTGA
- a CDS encoding type II toxin-antitoxin system VapC family toxin — MIADSTVLIDMWRLRREPHRLLQLRSHLTEPVMPWQVLFEFARGAYRKGVMDAALRRFLAPFGTLPITEAQVWRAARIEADLALLGETIGSADTWIAAAALENGLPVLTQNTRHFTRFPGVQVIGYSILP; from the coding sequence TTGATTGCTGACAGCACCGTGCTCATCGACATGTGGCGGCTGCGCCGTGAGCCGCACCGTTTGCTACAGCTTCGCTCTCATCTGACAGAACCGGTGATGCCCTGGCAGGTGCTTTTCGAGTTTGCTCGTGGTGCCTATCGAAAAGGCGTGATGGATGCTGCATTGCGAAGGTTCCTTGCCCCTTTCGGCACCTTGCCCATCACCGAGGCTCAGGTCTGGCGAGCAGCGCGGATCGAAGCTGATCTGGCGCTTTTAGGCGAAACCATCGGCTCTGCCGACACCTGGATCGCTGCTGCCGCCTTGGAAAACGGTTTGCCCGTGCTCACGCAGAACACCCGGCATTTCACCCGCTTCCCAGGCGTGCAGGTCATTGGGTATTCGATCCTGCCGTGA
- a CDS encoding DUF4375 domain-containing protein, with protein sequence MSERVPCKECGATILPSTAAATGGVCMACKQGIRQNLERSKKYYEEQRKTNPERDYWSALIHRIYKTPEGYEGLSEVERVYYLTCVVNGEVHNGGLHQFYSNSSGDRYAETLSALEELDAWHSRRILARSCELLFPGMTEPPKDRDERFDVLPWWRKEPTDPPASWAEELDRLDKQFWDDPDGLSERLTAWGVSKGLFIPKLTD encoded by the coding sequence ATGTCCGAACGAGTTCCTTGCAAAGAGTGTGGTGCTACCATTTTGCCTTCCACGGCGGCTGCGACAGGTGGTGTCTGTATGGCGTGCAAACAGGGTATCCGACAGAATCTTGAGCGTTCGAAGAAATACTATGAAGAGCAGCGCAAAACAAACCCCGAAAGAGATTACTGGTCGGCGCTAATCCATCGAATCTACAAGACACCCGAAGGCTACGAAGGTCTTTCCGAAGTTGAGCGAGTTTATTACCTCACATGCGTGGTGAACGGAGAAGTTCACAATGGTGGCCTGCATCAGTTTTACTCCAATAGCTCCGGTGATCGGTATGCCGAGACGCTTTCCGCTCTCGAAGAGCTGGACGCTTGGCACAGTCGCCGCATTCTCGCGAGGTCGTGTGAGCTTTTGTTTCCAGGAATGACTGAACCTCCCAAAGATCGAGATGAGAGATTCGATGTCCTGCCTTGGTGGCGGAAAGAGCCCACCGATCCGCCCGCAAGCTGGGCTGAGGAGCTTGATCGACTCGATAAACAGTTTTGGGATGATCCAGACGGGCTTTCCGAACGACTGACTGCGTGGGGCGTTTCAAAGGGCCTATTCATTCCTAAACTCACGGATTAA
- a CDS encoding protein kinase codes for MTEATAIIHWTTCPDCQHRFDAALVPGGICPRCMLAGGEDVDDDDDAIAPGIKAWQPPSVADLQPMLPDYELIELIGRGGMGAVYRARQPTLDRLVAIKVLPAETAEREAGFVERFKNEARLLARMNHPGIVHVYDFGTLVDG; via the coding sequence ATGACCGAAGCCACCGCCATCATCCACTGGACCACCTGCCCAGATTGCCAGCATCGTTTTGATGCGGCGCTGGTGCCCGGTGGCATCTGCCCGCGCTGCATGTTGGCCGGTGGTGAGGATGTGGACGATGATGATGACGCGATAGCACCCGGCATCAAAGCCTGGCAACCACCTAGCGTGGCCGATCTGCAACCGATGCTGCCAGACTATGAACTCATCGAGCTGATCGGACGCGGCGGCATGGGAGCGGTGTATCGTGCGCGGCAGCCCACGCTGGATCGGCTGGTCGCGATCAAAGTGCTGCCAGCGGAGACGGCGGAACGTGAGGCAGGTTTTGTCGAGCGATTCAAAAACGAAGCACGGCTACTCGCACGCATGAATCACCCCGGCATCGTGCATGTGTATGACTTTGGCACGCTAGTGGATGGCTAG
- a CDS encoding DUF2092 domain-containing protein, translating into MKIHSFVLPLFVIASLLALSTHHAQAQIEPEATALARAVGEKLQAAQTIKLTAKHTLDPRLGVGAAHEKGALHISAQRPNRFYAIQHAGDETREVAFNGSELCLMHPGLKHHALESFKAGSVEEFADLVAKKFGFRPPVAELLATDVAAQLMMNVTSAKVMHGEWVGFTRCDRLHFEQEGMTGDLWVGKNDGLPRRYLLTFAGGLNWDIRLTKWELNAPVDAALFTKRPAADSQKVKMLKSR; encoded by the coding sequence ATGAAAATACACTCTTTCGTACTCCCATTGTTCGTCATTGCCTCTTTGCTGGCATTGAGCACTCATCACGCACAAGCTCAGATCGAACCTGAAGCGACGGCGCTGGCCAGGGCGGTAGGCGAAAAACTTCAGGCTGCGCAGACCATCAAATTAACGGCCAAGCATACGCTCGATCCGCGACTGGGTGTGGGTGCTGCTCATGAGAAAGGGGCGCTGCATATCTCCGCGCAGCGCCCGAATCGCTTCTATGCCATCCAGCACGCGGGTGACGAGACACGCGAAGTCGCCTTCAACGGCAGCGAGCTTTGCTTGATGCATCCTGGACTCAAACACCATGCTTTGGAGTCTTTCAAAGCCGGGTCGGTGGAGGAGTTTGCGGACTTGGTGGCGAAGAAGTTCGGCTTTCGTCCACCAGTGGCAGAGTTGCTTGCTACGGATGTGGCGGCGCAGCTTATGATGAATGTGACCTCCGCCAAAGTGATGCACGGAGAATGGGTGGGCTTCACCCGTTGCGATCGTCTGCACTTTGAGCAAGAGGGCATGACGGGCGATCTTTGGGTGGGGAAAAATGACGGCCTCCCACGGCGCTACCTACTCACCTTTGCCGGCGGCTTGAACTGGGACATCCGCCTCACCAAATGGGAACTGAATGCACCCGTCGATGCCGCCCTGTTCACCAAACGTCCAGCAGCAGACTCACAAAAGGTGAAAATGCTGAAGAGCCGCTGA
- a CDS encoding type II toxin-antitoxin system RelE/ParE family toxin, giving the protein MKLTYHIAVQREVDDACAWYDERKDRLGDEYFQEVERVLAQIADNPQAFPQASQGRRKAHLKRFPYTILYRIHSDRVRVLSVRHDKRHPNYGAGRK; this is encoded by the coding sequence GTGAAGCTGACGTATCACATCGCCGTTCAACGCGAAGTGGATGATGCTTGTGCTTGGTATGATGAGCGCAAGGACCGCCTGGGTGATGAATACTTTCAGGAGGTCGAACGTGTCCTGGCACAGATCGCAGATAATCCACAAGCCTTCCCGCAGGCATCACAGGGACGCCGCAAGGCTCATTTGAAGCGCTTTCCATACACGATCCTCTACCGCATCCACTCCGACCGTGTCCGTGTTTTGTCCGTCCGACATGACAAACGGCATCCGAACTATGGAGCCGGGAGGAAGTGA
- a CDS encoding serine/threonine protein kinase yields MEHVDGTDVARMVAASGKLPPEHAASITADVCAALHYAHEADIVHRDIKPGNILVTRQSQVKVADFGLAKQHDHALSQMTQTGMTLGTPEFVAPESLLTGMVVDHRADLYAVGVMLYNMLTGQIPRGVFKPVSSAVAVSPAFDDIIQKSHAGRS; encoded by the coding sequence ATGGAGCATGTGGATGGCACCGATGTGGCCCGCATGGTGGCGGCGAGTGGTAAACTGCCGCCCGAGCACGCAGCGAGCATCACAGCGGATGTCTGCGCGGCGCTGCACTACGCGCATGAGGCCGACATCGTGCACCGGGACATCAAACCGGGGAACATCCTCGTCACGCGGCAGAGTCAGGTGAAAGTGGCGGACTTTGGCCTCGCGAAGCAGCATGACCATGCACTGTCACAAATGACCCAGACTGGCATGACGTTGGGCACGCCGGAGTTCGTCGCCCCGGAGTCGCTGCTCACGGGCATGGTGGTGGATCATCGTGCCGACCTCTATGCCGTGGGCGTGATGCTCTACAACATGCTCACCGGCCAGATACCGCGTGGCGTATTCAAGCCTGTCAGCTCGGCTGTGGCCGTGTCTCCTGCATTCGATGACATCATCCAAAAAAGCCATGCAGGCCGATCCTGA
- a CDS encoding DUF1592 domain-containing protein translates to MTKSPFNAPRSSRGSRGLLCFAIAATLSHAADDTPKLVQQFLGKYCLECHDADVQKGDRAFDKFALPLKSVNELIDARDIIDQLTLKEMPPKKADQPNDEERIAMIRALRDGTVAAHGKFQSTGSRTVMRRLSSREYENTLAVLFGRRVDTLGLTAQFPKEKTTEHMDTIGKSLVTSGFLVDQYFQSANRLVEARLGKPAPPPKDWKFNSHFVQYEELQGSHKSAFNYRYLNIYEQPNSDTRQGGYGHIEDFKQGVPAAGLYDLEVEAAAMHRDTHYDPAIFGIDFSEPFILGVVPGDVTAGHIHYPQPIEPVLATAVVPDNTPTRLKFRVWLEAGQTPRFIFPNGPYESRASVVTINKRYKDEFKSDVGSSGVGRAHILKEGKLPHIRISEIVIHGPVPENHGSVEEAAVFGKDGFQEAKALDQLNAFAERAYRRPLAEADRQPIKAMYDKRLAEKATPRQAALDALKLILCSPSFLYLSEITDESAKALKPYDLASRLSFALWATPPDDALLASAKSAKLTQDAELKKQIERMIADERITGFVNGFLDSWLNLRDLGSQPPPRENFRSYYAEDLPSSMKAEARLFFRDLLKNNSSAAQFIDCEHTFVDKKLAKLYELPEKDKLRLADGFQKVSLKGNNHRGGLLGMAAVLTVSANGVETSPVTRGVWVTENFLGVPPPPPPDVVPAIDPDVSGATTIRDRLAKHRADAACAECHRKIDPLGFSLEAYDPVGRWRKKYPAASKKAKPADIDTTGEFPSGETYADFTGFKKVIRDTRSDLFTRHLVRQLLTYTTGRTMELNDDIPLDQLHDKVKKQGLGLKTLMVECLMSEMFRSR, encoded by the coding sequence ATGACGAAATCCCCATTCAACGCCCCACGCTCCTCTCGCGGATCGAGAGGGCTGCTTTGCTTCGCGATTGCGGCCACTTTGTCCCACGCTGCGGACGACACACCAAAGCTCGTGCAGCAGTTTCTCGGCAAATACTGCCTGGAGTGCCATGACGCGGATGTGCAGAAGGGCGATCGGGCTTTCGACAAGTTCGCGCTGCCGCTGAAGTCGGTGAACGAGCTCATTGATGCCCGCGACATCATCGACCAGCTCACGCTGAAGGAAATGCCGCCAAAGAAGGCCGATCAGCCGAATGACGAGGAGCGCATCGCCATGATCCGTGCCCTCCGCGATGGCACGGTGGCCGCGCATGGCAAATTTCAGAGCACCGGCAGCCGCACCGTGATGCGCCGCCTTTCCAGCCGCGAGTATGAAAACACGCTCGCGGTGCTGTTTGGACGTCGCGTGGACACGCTCGGCCTCACGGCGCAGTTTCCGAAGGAGAAGACCACCGAGCACATGGACACGATCGGCAAGTCGCTCGTGACCTCCGGGTTCCTCGTCGATCAGTATTTCCAATCCGCGAATCGCCTCGTCGAGGCCCGTCTCGGCAAACCGGCGCCGCCGCCGAAGGATTGGAAGTTCAACAGCCACTTCGTGCAATACGAGGAACTGCAGGGCTCGCACAAAAGCGCCTTCAACTACCGCTACCTCAACATCTACGAGCAGCCAAATAGCGACACACGCCAGGGCGGCTACGGCCACATCGAGGACTTCAAGCAAGGCGTGCCCGCCGCCGGCCTCTATGACCTCGAAGTCGAGGCCGCCGCGATGCATCGCGACACGCACTACGATCCCGCCATCTTCGGCATCGACTTCTCCGAGCCCTTCATCCTCGGCGTCGTGCCCGGCGATGTCACTGCGGGCCACATTCACTATCCGCAGCCCATCGAGCCCGTGCTCGCCACCGCCGTCGTGCCGGACAACACGCCGACGCGGCTCAAATTCCGCGTGTGGCTCGAAGCCGGGCAAACACCGCGCTTCATCTTCCCGAACGGCCCGTATGAATCCCGCGCCTCTGTCGTCACGATCAACAAACGCTACAAAGACGAGTTCAAGAGCGATGTCGGCAGCTCAGGCGTCGGTCGTGCGCACATTTTGAAGGAGGGCAAGCTCCCGCACATCCGCATCAGCGAGATCGTGATCCATGGCCCCGTGCCGGAAAATCATGGCAGCGTCGAGGAAGCGGCCGTTTTCGGCAAAGACGGCTTTCAGGAGGCCAAGGCGCTCGATCAATTGAATGCCTTCGCCGAACGCGCCTACCGTCGCCCGCTCGCCGAGGCCGACCGCCAGCCGATCAAGGCTATGTATGACAAACGCCTCGCGGAAAAAGCCACGCCACGCCAGGCCGCGCTCGATGCGCTGAAGCTCATCCTGTGCTCGCCGAGCTTCCTCTACCTCAGCGAGATCACCGACGAGTCGGCGAAGGCCCTGAAGCCCTACGACCTCGCCTCGCGCCTCTCCTTTGCCCTCTGGGCCACACCGCCGGATGACGCGCTGCTCGCCTCCGCAAAGTCCGCCAAGCTCACGCAGGATGCCGAATTGAAAAAGCAAATCGAGCGCATGATCGCCGATGAGCGCATCACCGGCTTCGTGAACGGCTTCCTCGATAGCTGGCTCAATCTCCGCGACCTAGGCTCGCAGCCGCCGCCGCGTGAAAACTTCCGCTCCTACTACGCCGAGGACCTGCCTAGCTCGATGAAGGCCGAGGCACGGCTGTTTTTCCGCGATCTGCTCAAGAACAACAGCAGCGCCGCGCAGTTCATCGACTGCGAGCACACCTTCGTGGACAAGAAACTCGCCAAACTCTACGAACTGCCGGAGAAGGACAAACTGCGCCTCGCCGATGGCTTCCAAAAAGTCAGCCTCAAAGGCAACAATCATCGCGGCGGCCTGCTCGGCATGGCCGCGGTGCTCACCGTGAGTGCCAACGGCGTCGAGACCTCGCCCGTCACGCGCGGCGTGTGGGTCACGGAGAATTTCCTCGGCGTCCCGCCGCCACCGCCGCCGGATGTCGTTCCCGCCATTGATCCCGATGTCAGCGGCGCCACCACCATCCGCGACCGCCTTGCCAAGCATCGCGCCGACGCCGCCTGCGCCGAGTGCCATCGCAAGATCGACCCGCTCGGCTTCAGCCTCGAAGCCTACGACCCCGTCGGCCGCTGGCGCAAAAAATACCCCGCCGCCAGCAAGAAGGCCAAACCCGCCGACATCGACACCACCGGCGAATTCCCCTCCGGCGAGACCTACGCCGACTTCACCGGCTTCAAGAAGGTCATCCGCGACACCCGCAGTGATCTCTTCACCCGCCACCTCGTCCGCCAGCTCCTCACCTACACCACCGGCCGCACCATGGAGCTCAACGACGACATCCCTCTCGATCAACTTCACGACAAAGTGAAGAAGCAGGGCCTCGGGCTGAAGACGCTCATGGTCGAGTGCTTGATGAGCGAGATGTTCCGGTCGAGGTGA
- a CDS encoding choice-of-anchor D domain-containing protein, whose protein sequence is MTSSKKAMQADPEHRYQTAQALQTDVQSVLQAKPESKVGTDPQSKPGGKTGRWIAVFVGVLGLIAAAVFYPSASPPAAPGSQAKEESGGDILVEDEKGAALPVTITAQNFGAGLDVSVELQNVKNVVSGFGFHLALKKDGTLFVWGNNKNVEISLPVGLTDVIAIGAGSYATHALAVRADGSVVAWGTNTQGQCDVPPGLTDVVAVSGGRMHSLALKKDGSVVTWGGRGFDFVSAPSGLSDIIAISAGGLFNVALKKDGSVVAWGLNRVGQTDVPEGARSGVISISAGSEHALALKSDGSVIAWGHNSLGQATVPTEAKSDVIAIASGTLHSLALKSDGSVIAWGGKDTSIPTPTDFRARAITAAGIQSLGIIQRAAPLVLQGSGSVKTLKIKNRGNEKLTTATPLLYGTDVSDFVLDTSSLSNQIDPNGSQNLSITFRPTTAGSKSAFLRIPSDDPDTPHYDIPLTGTASNP, encoded by the coding sequence ATGACATCATCCAAAAAAGCCATGCAGGCCGATCCTGAGCATCGCTACCAGACGGCGCAGGCATTGCAGACCGATGTGCAAAGCGTGCTCCAGGCCAAACCGGAGTCAAAAGTCGGAACAGATCCCCAATCAAAGCCCGGGGGCAAAACGGGGCGATGGATCGCGGTTTTCGTGGGAGTGCTGGGATTGATCGCAGCGGCCGTTTTTTATCCCTCAGCATCCCCGCCTGCCGCTCCCGGCTCCCAGGCAAAGGAGGAGAGCGGCGGAGACATCTTGGTCGAGGATGAAAAGGGAGCCGCATTGCCCGTCACCATCACAGCGCAGAATTTTGGCGCTGGCTTGGATGTCTCAGTTGAACTCCAGAATGTCAAAAACGTCGTTTCGGGCTTCGGATTCCATCTCGCGCTAAAAAAGGACGGCACCCTCTTCGTCTGGGGAAACAACAAGAACGTCGAAATCAGCCTGCCCGTTGGTTTGACGGATGTGATCGCCATCGGGGCAGGCAGTTATGCCACTCATGCGCTGGCAGTGCGGGCGGATGGCAGCGTGGTGGCCTGGGGAACGAATACCCAGGGACAGTGCGATGTGCCGCCCGGACTCACGGATGTGGTGGCGGTCAGCGGAGGCAGGATGCACTCGCTGGCACTGAAAAAAGACGGCAGCGTCGTCACCTGGGGTGGGCGTGGCTTCGACTTTGTCTCGGCTCCCAGTGGACTTTCGGACATCATCGCCATTTCGGCTGGAGGCTTGTTTAATGTGGCTTTGAAAAAAGACGGCTCTGTGGTGGCCTGGGGACTGAACCGTGTCGGCCAGACCGATGTGCCTGAAGGTGCCCGCTCCGGTGTGATCAGCATCAGCGCAGGCTCCGAGCATGCGCTGGCTCTGAAAAGCGACGGCTCTGTAATCGCCTGGGGACACAATAGCTTGGGCCAGGCCACCGTGCCCACTGAAGCAAAAAGCGACGTCATCGCCATCGCCAGCGGGACTTTACACAGCCTCGCCCTGAAGAGCGATGGCAGTGTCATCGCCTGGGGTGGCAAAGACACATCCATCCCGACTCCCACAGATTTCCGCGCCCGCGCCATCACCGCAGCCGGGATTCAGTCACTCGGCATCATTCAGAGAGCTGCTCCCCTTGTGCTCCAGGGCAGCGGCAGTGTGAAAACCTTGAAAATCAAAAATCGCGGCAACGAAAAGCTTACCACAGCCACCCCACTACTCTACGGCACCGATGTTTCTGACTTCGTGCTCGACACCAGCAGCCTCAGCAACCAAATCGACCCGAATGGCAGTCAAAACCTGAGCATCACCTTCCGCCCCACCACCGCAGGCTCGAAGTCCGCCTTCCTGCGCATCCCCAGCGACGACCCCGACACACCGCACTACGACATCCCGCTCACTGGCACTGCATCGAATCCTTGA
- a CDS encoding DUF4105 domain-containing protein, protein MKKMGPIALKGIAWIVTLGCVTWAFGALHYDFPFGRGVVSWVFLIAIATVLVLMRTMLRKFAVVALLFAAVLSWWLTLVPSNDRQWLANNAELAWAEVVGERVTLHNVRNFDHQSGHTEPAPRWESRTVDLTKLTGVDLFINQWGSPLMAHPIVSFQFTDAPPLCFSIETRKEMGEGYSAIGGFYRQFELIYIVADERDVIRLRTNLTGGETTRLYRTTLGPGAARERFMEYVHSLNQLKKQPRWYNAVTTNCTTSIRAQHPTQERAKWDWRILANGSLDELLFERGAIRTADLTLAELKAKSLINAEARAADLDPDFSKRIRVGRPGF, encoded by the coding sequence ATGAAAAAAATGGGACCAATCGCACTTAAGGGCATCGCTTGGATCGTTACGTTGGGCTGTGTGACTTGGGCATTCGGTGCGCTCCATTACGACTTCCCGTTTGGGCGAGGCGTGGTGTCTTGGGTGTTTCTCATCGCCATAGCGACGGTGCTCGTTCTAATGCGGACGATGCTAAGGAAGTTCGCGGTGGTGGCGCTGCTTTTTGCTGCTGTGCTCAGCTGGTGGCTGACACTTGTCCCCAGTAACGATCGTCAATGGCTGGCCAACAACGCCGAGTTGGCATGGGCTGAGGTGGTCGGTGAAAGAGTGACGCTGCATAACGTGCGCAACTTTGATCATCAATCAGGGCACACAGAACCGGCGCCACGATGGGAATCTCGCACGGTGGACCTCACCAAGCTCACGGGGGTGGATCTTTTCATCAACCAGTGGGGTTCTCCGCTCATGGCGCACCCGATTGTCAGCTTCCAGTTCACGGATGCGCCGCCGCTTTGCTTCTCCATCGAGACGCGGAAGGAAATGGGCGAGGGTTACTCCGCCATCGGTGGCTTCTACCGTCAGTTTGAGCTCATTTACATAGTGGCTGATGAGCGGGATGTCATCCGCCTGCGCACCAATCTGACCGGCGGCGAGACGACACGTCTCTACCGCACGACGCTCGGCCCTGGCGCTGCCCGTGAACGCTTCATGGAGTATGTTCACTCACTCAATCAGCTGAAAAAGCAGCCGCGCTGGTATAATGCGGTCACCACCAATTGTACCACGAGCATTCGTGCGCAGCATCCCACACAGGAGCGGGCCAAGTGGGACTGGCGCATCCTGGCGAATGGTTCGCTCGATGAGTTGTTGTTCGAGCGGGGAGCTATCCGCACCGCCGACCTCACGCTTGCTGAGTTGAAAGCCAAATCTCTGATCAATGCCGAAGCACGGGCCGCTGACCTCGATCCTGATTTTTCCAAACGTATCCGTGTGGGGCGGCCCGGCTTCTGA